The nucleotide window TTTAATTTCCTTTCCATTCACCATTTTTAAAATCATGCTGCAATTTTCTAACCTATAACCGTCAAACCACGCTgcgaagttttatttattttgtaatataatatatactttttaaatGTTACTGAAATTCACGCTGTGCTCACtaataagcaataaaatttggaatacatTGTTCTACAATTAAAACAGGGcttcatttgtttgtttataacaaCATTTAAACATGCCAATTTCTAACTCGGTTTtagttacaataacaaaataatatattttgtgcagtcattttaaaacaaaattttaactgttaaaatacatatacagtacTCAATATATAGTttagcaatttaaaataaaattaatttttaactcaaaaaaactttttttaacttaacgtCTACTTCTGTTTTCAATTCAATACCCTAATACCCATATAATGAATCtccaaaaatactaaaatatatattgtaaatttttttctgctttcacaatatttttatatatttcatttatctttgtttcttcaatattaaaaaaaaacaaatatacagcTTTAGTACGACAGCTGTTCATTGCCAGAAATTCGTAAGTTTCCTACAtagaaatatttcacaaaaacaaaaagtattgTTTACCACAGCAACACTGTCACTACAGTTAtactttttcatacaaaatttgagttgtaattaaatttactcAATAATTTTGTTCTTGATGCacagttaattttaattaggcagcaataaatatgaatatttatttaaaataattgaaatttgaatctAACTTTAATAGATGTGTGTTAAACAATTTCATAAAGAGCAGCAACAAATTACAACAGCTACACAAAAATggtcatttatatatttcaattgttatttttaattttttttaaattaattttaatattattattttttagctattcatattttttataaacattttcgtacaataagttatgaaaatatttttaattattttgtaattttaagtaatttttgtaaaaCTCTAGTTTGTATTTATGATTTAAGTAGTTTTGAAATTGCCAAACGTTATTGctcaaattgttattatttcttaCTATTCTTATACTACCCTCTGTCTCTAATTTCTGTTAAAATTTCTATGCAACACAAgcaatttgtatacatttttgttatgcCAATAATTATAAGAGAAACATTCCTCGCACATGTTTCTCTTAGAATTTTTAGAAGAAGATAATAAATAGCCAAAATttgaatcaaattaaaaattcttacatcaaaataaatacatctttaaactattaataaattcaaaacaaaaagcaGACTATGCGTGAGCCAAAAATATCGAAAGTAATCGATAACtgattattatttcttcattaaattttacatacaGTTTTTGACGTTTGTATAGAATAAATACAATAAGAGTTAATAGAGTAAAAATTCGataattgttcttttttaattcagatgattctcagaaaaaattatttgaaaaataaatactaataaataaacgaattaaaaaaaatgcaccttgctatgaaattatctactgatatcgtaattttattatttttcttttagttatactttttaaacattttcttaaaatctctACTCTTTAGTACTGTTTTTTCACGAGTAAAAATTATGAGCGCTTtgaagttaatttttatatttttatattagtttttcttgtaatttctattttgtacaatttgttttttctttgttaaaacaaacaacaaaaatcccAAAAACTGAAACGAAAaagattatttacatttatacacatttgaaaccaatttttaaaaattaagacaATGTGGTCACCACTATTAGTTCGTCCCCCATACTGCTCACCTCGTCcgccgctgccgccgccgccaatAATAACCACCATCAACACCAAATACAACATCAGCAACACAATTCCGCTGCTGCCGCCACATCGACCTACACCACCACAACCACCACTGCCACACCGCTCAACACAATCAAGAGTGAACTTAACGACGAGCCGAAACACATTATCGTCAACGGCGATGGCACCACAACAACGCTGCAGACGCAGTCGCAACCACAGTATCATTACATCACCACTACAGGTGAAGATGGACAAACGCCAACGACGATTGTCTTCGAGAACTACAATGGTGAGGTCACCGAAGTGAATGGCGGTGGTGGCGCCACAACGATTATTAAATTTGAGGGTGACGACACTGAATACCAAGGGTATCAGGTGATAAAACACGAAGAGGATAATTCAAATGGCATACACCACGACGGATCGTCAatggaacaacaacagcagcaacagcaacagcaacaaccacaattTACTTATAAAACCATAACGAAACAAGACGAAGAAATGAATCAAACCATAACCGATACGATCATTGTGCCCGCCAACGGCGTACCAGCGATACCACCACAAAAACAGAAGCGCAAGCGAAAAACACGTTTAATTTCGCCCGACGAACAGGGCGAGTACTTGGAGAAGATGTCGGTGCGCGGTTTGGATATACAGCGCTATGAGCATATCATTGACGGCGTCTCCTACTGTCTGGTGTGTGCCAAAAATGATGTGTTCAAgacattcaaaaacaaatacagtTTTCAACGTCATGCCTATCTGTTCCACGAAGGTGACAATCGTAAGATATTCGCCTGCCCCATTTGCAATAAGGAGTTTTCACGTCCCGACAAAATGAAGATGCATAAAAAAGATAAACACGGTGATATGCAAGTACCCGATGGAACGCTGACACCAGCGGCCACACCGGTTAAGCAATCGCCGGAAGCTAATCCGCCCAAGCGTCCGCGTACCGCCAGTGCACGTCCGTCACGTGCGCGGAAGCCACGCGCCACCATTGCCAACACCGCGACAGTGGCCGTTAGCAGCGGCAGTGAAGAGAATGCCGTGGAAGCGAAGCGCAAGCGCCTCGCTCAAATCGATAGCGTATTGGATGTGGTGCAGCAGCATGCAGCCGATGTGAATGCAACACAGGCGCAAGCGACCACCATCAAtgtgcaattgcaacaacagtcGGGCGCACAGCAGGTGCAGGTACAACAGCAACAGACGTTGCCGCCCATCGATTTGAGTGGCATGATTTTGCCCGGTGGCGCACAACTGGCGTTGGCCAATCCCGGTGCTACGTCTGCGCTCTTGCAGCAACAACGTGTtgcacaccaacaacagcagcagcaacagacaCACGCGCCACCGCCACAGCATATTGCATTGTCCGCGCAGCCAACACAGGTGCTACAGCCGTCAGCAACAGCCGCCACTGCTGCTGGTGCCGCCGGCACCACGCTCATCTATTCGAACCAAATTGATTTGCAGCAAGCGCTGCTACAGCAACAGCTGCATGGCCAAAGCATTATGATACAGGATCAGGCTGGCAATTTGGTGCCGTTGCAATCGCTGCAGGCGCTCAATGCCACCACCGCGCTAGACGGCACACAGACGATCTACACCACACAACCAGCGCGTCATGCGCAGCCACCACAACAGCTGCTGCAGCCAACGCAGCAGTCGACGCCGAACGCCTATCAGACGGCGCCGCAACAGCATATACAGCTGCAAGCGCTGCCGAGCGGTTCACCACAGGAGAGTATTATCACCGCAACATCACCCGCAGCGCAggcacagcagcaacagcaacaacaacaattaaagacAGCCAAtcagcatcagcagcagcacGCCAGCAATGTTGtgtcgcagcagcagcaacaacagcagcactaTGAGTTGGAAAATGTAGCTTATCTGTCGTCGACAGCCGCAACGCCGGCGCCGCCAgagcaacatcaacaacaacaacaccacgtTATCGGCACTGTACAAAGCTACCAAATACTCACGCCGGACGGCTTACAAAGCTACCCCACCGCCACAGCGACGACAACCAAGTTGGAACCGAGCGATTTGGCGGAACTTTGTCCGTACACCTCAATGACCAGCACCACACCACATTACACTTTCACAACACATGCGGGTCATCATGGCGCCACCGCGGACGCGCTGCATCAGCAAGTAGTCGGCGCCACAACTAGTCAtacacaacagcagcagcagcaccagttGACAGCTGGCGGCGGCGGCCAGCAGCATCACATACAACAGCAGCATCATTTCATGGAGCTCAAGAACGATTTGTTGATCAAGAGCGCTGCGGATGCGTACGCGTTGGACGCGAGCTCCATGTATCACCTGCCCTTCTCGCCATCATCGATGATCAGTTCGGTGAACGATGGCAACGGACAGTCGCTGCTCGAAACCAAAGAGATTAGGTAACAACAATTGTTTCTATATCAATctacttttaatatattatatatataaaatatcttaattatttttgtttttgtaaaagtaaaatatgcaaaattttgtgGATCATGAAATTGCAGTAGTAGTACTTGCCGTTTATTTAAACCGTTATTAATATAACTTTTAGATTGTTGTTATTGATTTACAGCGCTGCGATTGCCTGACTGCCTGCCCAAACAATCGCCGGCGTGTCTGCCAACGCTAACAACAGAAAGAGActaactaaatatttgtattattgtaataaaagttttcattattattttctattgtaACGCTAACAAAGTAATCAAGTACAAATATAGAAAATGAAAGTATGAAAACTGCTTtgtattgtataaatatttatttgtcatagtatttgtttttgtttaaattagtttaatttttaaaatatttatatttttagtttggaatatgtatttttttcgtaattttatagtgttgtttttttttttagttttctttgtattgtatattgatattttaagtaaattttgtagtaattacaacaaaatattatcgTAAATTGCTGCGTAACTTGTGCAgcttgaacatacatatgttgcagTGTTGTTGCGTTGAATTGTTGCTGCTAACTTCTACTATTACTCAAACACACACTCTTTCTACACTCTTATACTCTACAAACTCTACACAATTTGTAAAAGTAATGGCTACGGCGACGCATTTTTTTACAATGCGTGTGAAGTAgaattgtaaatttattatttcttgaaagaaatcattttttaattatttattgctcagtttttatttcgaatataaaaatgaaacgcGCCTGAAAGATCTGAAATCTGCATAATAGCTAGATTTATATACGCTTCAATTAATTGGtcttgttttcgatattttttaatatttctcaaaataaattcaatataattaaaaaataattaaaacatatttttttttatttaaaatttttaaaaagtatttcacTAAAAGCGATTTTAAAGACAAAGGGCTGTTttgaattcatttattttttaatcataaaaaTCTTCTTTAATTctgttaaattttgaaataatttttaattgtgaaaaaaatttttacccaaaaatacataatctataatattaaaaatgcttcTAAAGTCGTGTTGAACACGAAAATGTTTTgagaaaacttttaaatttcaaaatcaataattaaattaCCTAAATTATGGTCTATTTAGCTtcatttgttgattttaaaaattctaaaattttttttcgatctcatttttatcaaaaataaaatatttgacattttttgtcaatcaaatatataattttttgtaaaaaaaaaaatagtttccagtattatttccattattatttatattaaatattttatttgtaaacaattttttacttgtTCTCTTTgctataaattgtttttgtttctctttAGAATTTCGTAGAATTCTCAgagtacattttttaaattatttcgtatttaaaattattttgtgtctgaacttgtatgtgtatgttaacTTGTTAACTCATTAAAATGGTTGAGTGCTCTTActataattattgtatttaatagtTTGCTATACtttaacaacaatatttttctataattgtTGGGTGTTTTTTTGTCCATTTAATTCCTTCATTTATCCTtgtgattatttatataaatacaatttacaatatattttttaattgattgaagtcattaatttcattaatttattttattttgttttcttcttctcttttttcttattttcatttattttttatatataaaaaatatataacaacgcGTAACAAACGATTTCAACACAACTCATTCACAACTGCGTACGctcaatcaacaacaacaataaacatgaTCCTGTTTCCaaaacacgcacatacatacatacacacaatccACATAAACATGCACATATGCACAACTGTATGCATTTAACTAAACAAATGTACAGCTATGATATCAACGAGGCGGTTCTGTTAGcgctttaataaataaaagtcgCTATGACGGAggaattaccaaaaaaaaaataataataatcaataatttaaataaaacaaatgaaaataatgaaatgggAGAAAAAAAGAttgttaaaagttaaaaaagccaaaaaaaaacataatttatgcaaacccgcaaaataaatataattattaaaaatataataagcaCCCGAAGAAAGCAAAATGGTAAAGCAAAAAAACGTGCTTGCCGACGACTAAGTGACTGCTCTTCAGCACCCGAAATATAAAAAGCTGCCGAAGACGCGCCTTGCcgatttacgtttttatttagaTTAAATTTATGTTCTCTTATATCAACATTAGCTGCATACTACTGCTACTacagttcaataaaatttgtacCAGAGGtatgtgttttcttaaaaaaatatattatgttctttttttttgttttcatttataattttagttgttttctctttgtttttttttttttgttttttttttttttttgtggtttcgCTGAATCCGTTTTCGCTCACTAGTTTGGCCAAAATTCTAAAGTTTCGTGTACTTTGGTCTAGGAGTTGTCTCTTTAGTTTTCCAAGTCGACGTTGCTTGCTTTTGGGTTCTGCTTGAAGTGGCACTTAGCTCTTGAAAGCTGTGTAGCTGTTAGCGCCGATTTAGTATGTGGAACAATTTCTAATGCaatggttttgttgtatgtttttgtaaaaattgatTGCCGTGAAGATGCTTTAGTTACAACTGCGGCGCTATTCtacaaatattaatgaaattttcaaattttgttttatataatttctactctcatatatgtatttcaattcttagatttcaatttgaaaattggttttttcagtcatttaatattttacgaTCATCTAATTCTAtatcattattaaattatactttGTGTTAGCCAATTATTGTTCGCTTGATTTCACCACATCACtcacttttttgaaatttaaaattttgtttcaacaTTTTCAACATTACATAATCCAATGTttcgttattaaatatttaattttacttcattggaatttttattaatttttattttatattattatataataattatgcgTTTTATGTTCATCAAatcatttttacatttaaatttaaaatttttttgcatattaaatcCAACAATTCATATTAgggaatgcaatttttttatttttttaaacagaacacagttttgttttgcttgcaagtatatatgtatgtatgtatacatgctTCTATTAACACCTTTAATAAATCCATCATTTTTactcttattatatttttcttttatattttataaaaatatgtttttaacttttatattatgAATTTTGTTATGTGTTTGTTGCGGCATTTGAATAGAAGGCACTATGaactaaacaattatttttaattcattaagattaataaattagttaaaatatttgtgtgcataaaaaatgttaaaatgtaAAACGAAAATTCGTCTTTATTTTCTCTTGTATAAATGCCACAATAAATACACAtactaactttttttataaataattaatttatttttataatctttattttattttcaatatacaatAAGTCTACtgcttttcataaaacattcaacacttttatacttatttataaaaaagggGCTGTTCAATTAACGTTtgattaatattgaaaattttttttggcttaaaataagtaaaactttttttagtttgatttcaatattttcaaaatatttgttaaaaaagttaaagtattttattaacgctaaaatcaaaaattattaattattttaagtgatttttaaattttaattattattttgcgcGCATAATTTTGTACTTGATACAAGTAATAAGGTGAAGCCAgtcaatattttgattttaatcgaAATTATCGATTAATCACGCTACCATTGACAGCCCTAATTTAAATTTACTGCATTAATTCACACACATATTTGCCACTACATTCTAATTGTAAGTTATtgattttatgtttctataagaAAATAATTCGATATTTGACTTGAGagtaaactaatttatttttgtctttctttctttgtttattttacatgATAATTAATTTCTGCGTCTGTGTTTATATTGTGTCTGTATGTCTACCTCTTGTGTTTCGCCAACGCAAATTAAACGTACAGGTTTTTCTAAAAACCAACAAATTAGCGTTAATCAGAACATATACAAACAGAAAAactacaacaccaacaaccatCACCAACCACTCATTGACAACACGAATTTCCCCTTCCAACAACCAACACTACCACTACCACTACACCCAATAATGCGTAAAGTCGGTAGACCACCAAAAAATCCGCTACCTACACAAAATGCGACAGATCCGCTAGCGCAGCAAACGCCCATTAGAAACAACTCAACAACATTtgcaccaaaaacaacaacaattcctaAACCATCAGCAACAttaacatcatcatcatcaccaccatTACCAACATTGCTTGCATCATCCTCAATTGGTAACAAGAAAACCAATCATAATTACactacaacaccaacaacaagcgCGGCAAACACAACTACGCCAATGTTCAAAGTACAAACTCAGACCGCCACACAAGCCATACACAAAAGCACACCAATACCACAAAAACTACCAACCATTTTTAGACCCCAAACACAGCAAcaatatagcaacaacaaaaaaaacagttaCGTATTAGCCACAAAGACAAGCGCGCCGCCAAAGCCACCGCCGCCAACAACAATGATTAAGTCCATAAATATGGGTATCATTGATAGTGTCGGCGACGGTGGTGTTGTTGGCGGCGTTTGTAAACGCAGCAGTGGCGCTGGTGATAAGCACAACAGTAAGCGTCAGATGGTTGCAGTCACCAAAACAGGCAATGGCGGCGTTAaatacaacatcaacaacaacaattatgcaGCTAATAGTTTCGTTGATGAATTTACTGATTATGTTTTGAATGAACGTTTTCCCGGTGAACTAACTAAACTCAATTACTCTTCCCCCCCTCCAAAAATCAAATTGCCAATGCTACCGCCAACACAACATATACGTTTACCAACCGTAAATTCCGAACGCTTGGCACAAAGCAGGACCATCGCAGGGGCGCAAATTGGTGGCAGCACGATCGTCAGAAATGCCAACAATACCGTTATTACCACCAccagcagtagcagcaacaataacaacaagaagacAACGATACAGCCGCGTACAGTGCAACTGTTAGTGACGCGTCGTCCAAttatcaccaacaacaacaacaacgccagcaGCAACAGTAGCGCTGCTGTTGGCGCACAGACAGCGACAATTGTGGCACCTGGCGTGTTGAaaatcaccaacaacaataataacaacagtcaAATTTTACACACCACCACCGGCACTGAAACGGTGGTTATTGAGGAGGAAGACGACGAACTGCTCACAGCGACGAGTGGCGATGATGGTTCGATGTCACCGCACGCGCTTGCGATGTCCGCGACTACTGCGCAAATTTTACGCAAATTCCGTATACCCAAAGGCACTGCTTTGACGGCGAAATCGATCAGCAGCGTGGAAGTGGCCAATAGTGCGCCGGAGGCTTTAATCTGCAGCGCTTCAACATCCCCCGTACACTCGCCAATACATTCCACTTCTTGTTCGCCACCACCACGGGCCGATACACCGAACTCCGTTGATTTGGTGGAGGAAGTGATCGAGACCGATGAGAACTCAACGTGCCAGTCCACCGATGAAGCGTTGATTACGGCGGACACCACCACAGCCGACACCATCAACGATTGTGATGCAGACATTGTGGAAGAGGTTGATGCGGAtgcaaacaccaacaacactaCGACAGTACTAGTGCCGGCAAATAGTGGAAGCGGCGCATTGACGGCAACAACTGCTACAGCGCTGCCGCAAATACAACTGCAGACGGTGCAACCAAATGGCACGGTGACATGCATTAATCTACCGCCAAATACGATACTACTCACCGCGCCGGATGGTTCCACCATACTCGCGACCGCAACGCCACAGCAGTTGAGTAAAttgacgcaacaacaacaaccccaACCacaaccacagcaacaacaacaaataatcacGATACAAGATTGGAATGGTGGCAGCGGTGGTGCTGGTGCCAGCAGCTCTAACAGCAGCGTCGATGGCAATACCACCACCGTATTGCAAGCTGTGCAGGCTGCTGCCacacaccaccaacaacaacaatcggccACCACAACACAAACGTTGCTGCTCACCGCCGACGGCACTGCCATACCAATCATACAATCGGCACCGGCCGCTGCAGCCAGCGCCAACACCACCAACTCGAATTCaacggcggcggcagcagcagctgcagcgcAGATTGTCGCCGCCCAACAGGCTGAAGCGCTGAAGGCGCAAGTGCTGGCGTAGGGTTTGGCCGGTGGCCAATTAGGGCGATTTCTCAATAATGCAACAATTTTACCGACAACCTACTTTTTCTAAGACAACCAGGTAATCGTGTATTCAGTTCTATTATGTGTGTCTATttgatatgtacgagtataaacAATTTGTGAAGTTAAGTGTTTTATGTGCGAGTATGTTATTTACAATTGTTTCGTGCTACGAAAATTGTGtttcaaatattgtatttgaattaGTTTCTGATCACAGTTCAAAAGTATAAACAGTTATAATTCCATAAgttttttaaacgtgtttttttaacgctttagtattaaattaaagttgTTTGCCGTGTCAAAAGAGAGTTAAAATCAATAGCTGCACATGAAAAATCAAGAATCGCTCCAATTAGCTACAGTATTAGCAATTTTTAATTGCTATAATAATGAATAtcataaatattcttaaataataaagaaacgcTCAGTGTCGGGACATTCGTTAGTGTTGTTCCAGGTATATGCTAGCCCCTTTGTAAACtcctaaaaattaattgaaatgataATTGCATGCTTATTTATACAAGTTTTGTTAATTCGTGAAAAAAGTATTACATTTGTGAGAATTAACGCTAaagaataatttgtaaaaaaattttaaataaaaaagaattaaaatatgTCATATATGCGCCTTACCACTAAAGGAAATGAAgtaaaactttaattaaaagttaaatttcaaaattttaacaatattttagagtttattttattttctttgttggttatttttaaatttaaatatttttttaatttctacgtCATTTcagatatgaaattatatttgcaaaaattataacaaatctAAAATGTAGctaaaaatagttatttatttttgtaactctGAGCCACTAAACATAAATTCATTAAAGAGtcaatttcattttacattttaaaagtaaataattaaaaaaataaactttaatttaatttgaaaactaattaattatgaagatcattattatttttcgaataaaaaattataaatctaataaatactaaaaatcgttaataaaaattttttgaattgacAAAAATTCGAAACTCTTTACtactctttaaaaaaatttaaaatatatattttttctctgaaaatattttcttttcaaataagTGAATTTTTCATCGGAGTTTATTACAAGTTTAATCatcaaaattaaagtatttgcgtttttaataaaaaaaaaatagtacacaaaatatttagttttttaacattttttaaaaaaagtttttttatatgaaaaaaaaaacagttgctCATGAttcccaaaaaataataaattttaaattaaaaaatatatatttttttagttttcgaaattgatttttaaatatttgaattttatgccTTCTCTGCAAGAGTTTTGTGTGgcgtaaaaaatgttttttttttacactaaaatttttgcaaagaaTTGCATAAAAATGCTATGAAACTATAACTAGCATATACCATGGACATATTGTGGCAAGTAAGATCAaagttttcaaacataaaaCTAACGTATAAACTCGAAAAGTCAACACTAAAATGtactaattacaaaaaataaatataaa belongs to Zeugodacus cucurbitae isolate PBARC_wt_2022May chromosome 6, idZeuCucr1.2, whole genome shotgun sequence and includes:
- the LOC105218008 gene encoding uncharacterized protein LOC105218008 isoform X1; translation: MSSSSLDVPRIMVFRPTWEEFKNFPQYIAYMESQGAHKAGLAKVVPPPEWVPRRSGYDDLDALNITIPAPICQVVTGKQGLYQQINIQKKPLTVKQFSELASTERYQTPKHFDFEDLERKYWKNITYVAPIYGADVSGSITDVDQDSWNINRLGTILDYVNEDYGIQIDGVNTAYLYFGMWKTTFAWHTEDMDLYSINYLHFGAPKTWYVVPPEHGRKLEKVANQYFPASYQNCNAYLRHKMTLISPQVLKQHDVPVSKITQEAGEIMITFPFGYHAGFNHGFNCAESTNFAMERWIEYGKRAVQCTCSNDMVKISMDTFVKRFQPERYQAWLEGNDVGRHPEDPPSAVGAAPLPSHLDVICNKNHGADNLPMHVIQRMKKQCNPTKKKSFKERNPDLNLEEIQLNPNIPDEVKAVLKESVLTLDAEDEEPAIIGDGEAELMTQLSPADLKTKKELLDYIDDGTDEDEEEEFRKRRHKRKHHSDYDDDWFTSKRRTNSRNSSKGRSPRNSNKDDRSTSPASSTSSTSRARRQPCTTPGKTTPRKTPNRRKKDNATTPNAATATTVSSKAVPPEAVASVLKTAAAVSQALSSGQCRDENGNSNSNSNGGVLRTNNVGTPAVAVTVSAVAAAADAAGGNGSLTATTNITTPRAAHAPVIRVVRKLSDQLVSGSTHNNDLPSASAVPTVLQFMQQTRKFEGKIPKIGQQALNLQQAELIIMPTTSSASTAVVNTTNAITTATTTSQQQQQQQLEQEQQQQQQTIVYTTMLPAASTLNGISAQQQQQQQQTQYITIPAATSSAGNSTDGAVYQLQSEIVCDAATYQQHQQQQQQQRQQQHEQQQQQQQLTAQSINGNTIAVTSAAAAQDNVVTTISSSPILLTSSAAAAAANNNHHQHQIQHQQHNSAAAATSTYTTTTTTATPLNTIKSELNDEPKHIIVNGDGTTTTLQTQSQPQYHYITTTGEDGQTPTTIVFENYNGEVTEVNGGGGATTIIKFEGDDTEYQGYQVIKHEEDNSNGIHHDGSSMEQQQQQQQQQQPQFTYKTITKQDEEMNQTITDTIIVPANGVPAIPPQKQKRKRKTRLISPDEQGEYLEKMSVRGLDIQRYEHIIDGVSYCLVCAKNDVFKTFKNKYSFQRHAYLFHEGDNRKIFACPICNKEFSRPDKMKMHKKDKHGDMQVPDGTLTPAATPVKQSPEANPPKRPRTASARPSRARKPRATIANTATVAVSSGSEENAVEAKRKRLAQIDSVLDVVQQHAADVNATQAQATTINVQLQQQSGAQQVQVQQQQTLPPIDLSGMILPGGAQLALANPGATSALLQQQRVAHQQQQQQQTHAPPPQHIALSAQPTQVLQPSATAATAAGAAGTTLIYSNQIDLQQALLQQQLHGQSIMIQDQAGNLVPLQSLQALNATTALDGTQTIYTTQPARHAQPPQQLLQPTQQSTPNAYQTAPQQHIQLQALPSGSPQESIITATSPAAQAQQQQQQQQLKTANQHQQQHASNVVSQQQQQQQHYELENVAYLSSTAATPAPPEQHQQQQHHVIGTVQSYQILTPDGLQSYPTATATTTKLEPSDLAELCPYTSMTSTTPHYTFTTHAGHHGATADALHQQVVGATTSHTQQQQQHQLTAGGGGQQHHIQQQHHFMELKNDLLIKSAADAYALDASSMYHLPFSPSSMISSVNDGNGQSLLETKEIRTIAGAQIGGSTIVRNANNTVITTTSSSSNNNNKKTTIQPRTVQLLVTRRPIITNNNNNASSNSSAAVGAQTATIVAPGVLKITNNNNNNSQILHTTTGTETVVIEEEDDELLTATSGDDGSMSPHALAMSATTAQILRKFRIPKGTALTAKSISSVEVANSAPEALICSASTSPVHSPIHSTSCSPPPRADTPNSVDLVEEVIETDENSTCQSTDEALITADTTTADTINDCDADIVEEVDADANTNNTTTVLVPANSGSGALTATTATALPQIQLQTVQPNGTVTCINLPPNTILLTAPDGSTILATATPQQLSKLTQQQQPQPQPQQQQQIITIQDWNGGSGGAGASSSNSSVDGNTTTVLQAVQAAATHHQQQQSATTTQTLLLTADGTAIPIIQSAPAAAASANTTNSNSTAAAAAAAAQIVAAQQAEALKAQVLA